The following are encoded in a window of Platichthys flesus chromosome 19, fPlaFle2.1, whole genome shotgun sequence genomic DNA:
- the cdk5rap2 gene encoding CDK5 regulatory subunit-associated protein 2 isoform X7: MSKQTELSQLQGEHHVKVLEAQKLQRALDRKEQELADLQQAKDQLEVELEDLQQHKKKGDKALNDLNNQLKKLSGEIGERESALEQQYEELLDQTNRKVQAHEVTIQRLTSTLTDKEQQLQEYINMVRDFEQSKSPGGNDNVLSKLRQRLKEKEKALEQALDEKFAAIEEKDNEIHQLQLSLREKERDLDRLNNLLSHNEETIDSFDSLIKEKDVELQHLVNTLKNLQRAKQDVEDNLNRSLREKDSIIIQLQLSLEGKTKDMEEMAKSMLSQSQTNAHDLAEQMGQRLKVTEVMLAEAVKARERLVADNESAVEGLLATISSKDQLLKESAEHYNRMLSERTQDIQQLKRQLSDRQQELATADMQSSVRAQEDCLETANLRALLAEKESLINKLLQHGQERDQFQAEPDRVLELRQTIKIMQEKLEERDAEMYRRNVEDNVENVPFSKKTVVILKTELAQQTEALNKALKRENELKISLAELQSLLSELEGRSEGQTANIDSLTSTLKTKDEIINVLHQRLGQRGDSQGDHIHNPVIGSGVERSFPGLPQRERTLIGGNSQQEALPNLIAMQQEHDVLNKALRAEQQLYSSLVRTVKEQDSAQRFHALQLELTAVQLLRQQLEESIKTNEELKDDLEREIHRAKLGEGMDLTDPKEVESMRHQLEDAQRWNASLQARLGAIQNRGGGVGGANDGGDTLSFIGDHTSYMSICVGEGQDDSLCQLSPQELKQKVVDLQDCVSRLQTVNHDLHSQLSLLEKSEHDASNKGGTDVVSPWNQQLKKTHSDRKHHPGNDKESQTDIRLGQMVSGKPFGNVSVDSGLGQSREHPQSGNNTLDTGEREQKKGDVMALKSLLSDCGATSVSHLREKLLRLTSENVALRGLLKEQKSAEWKEKESTDASGNSSDGQAELRHSMETLLVEVSNEKGEKNSHEVPDGEAPVTTEVVVNTAGGVERPKIKGPGQPHIESGKQDVTRHGAGLKSRLPVPVRLRVETGSSSSSSSRQSPRPEHLRNDALPKPHSDDMFGSDQQLHADTDFSISPQQSTTTAQNSSGPAGLDNTQADSVLYTQLELLHQECQEKEALINKLSEQLADWEELHTQLQEKEQLNHQYVEALQAAESTIAYLTACSLDNQGGFGSHTSLGGGSGSVGSDAALHSRCMELQKALQDKEELNNQLIELVNMAEKAITFSNSQENNPEIRDLCLQIDAALQQVTASSNRDSPRGVSGGTNASMQEMQRHTDSLQEALWEQNRLNAELREKLRDADAAAKQGYNRNSASQDGKRSTQIVTQKGSEEHDGAMGSSGDTSLTQDLTKAVMNCLSATECAIASLAEHCSNPGSLTSARSSQISSDLQMNLSKLQRALQEREELGESTQIKTTKSSSNCSTAAAGTKGQLTRDLHQNLCLLCKVFTDLSHRISEMKTSLKEEKGHREESESHRTVQDGKGLPPNVQAQLESLHKALREKKKACKSLEEKLATALTETTSPQTARKALEQDDKGVQVDLQDLGYETSGKSENDREESSSTDLEVGVNPSCSASSLPSLLKHEQATFSSTENLDSTSSTPYPSSPALSSAKVSLKSLQVYDEYGVSEDPLQLQGQVRELKVQLENQTKLILQMQNLLRRSSLSSDRIANASDHSAVIRDQEGTQKEERCQDSSYSTVQQREKKEGENQAMKDKTSRLNVDQEGERTLNKSITEQLPQTRSRSASPARLDSLVQSQARELSQLRQQIKESRGLGALQRRQLEELSNAFKELLQASKVDFYMGEVVKEQLDKSLNLLDRLEGRLDKGESHLDNEDVAALELSRRLAKELQEKNRLIQALQSQFRSQSPSSHHSSHSDLYHSDRTSSYCHSPQGGSRSPSQQHSSDWMGAAVPPVGGAQGEGLSSHRGAASRLQGLQRENGRLQEQLRGKEELNATLRTELDLHRSIISQNSPFHQKKDQGQERQGSGPHTEAHKVDRDTAPKTSHGQHSTMNSDLLAEHLQEIRALRQRLEESICTNDRLREQLERRLAEVEKDPAATNIFIHGNEEQGHLANEVRFLRGQNQALKEELNQGSRDKQRENEKLRESLARRTAKLEQSRKESEALRQENNRLQERLEHISQENSELQDSLHYSKEELHRLQCEVKLQRQQLSDCQHLLQSLRVELQVYEKIETDNHKHNAESSETNQEPLPVPYSGSVDLSELLTEIRHLRLQLERSIQTNTALRQRLEEQLLRGPNRSETININYLLSSPDEGGRSPGREGGDLHHSFQSYNERTNVPDEKRRARSEVDGSSFSSSSGDSCALSRLVPGHRMWANRNGRHVLGLIEDYNALRKQISDGRKLSRSMDSQLQECLHTVRQQSSDNKVMEQQHLKGLTSSTNTMQHVLEEAGRLLKLLWRVSLPAGNTAGDSGNNQQQDELLKNEIARLKSRLSQQERMLSGAVKRLRSTNQLKEGMERVIIDQLSLTHGVLKKARGNLEEVPVTGQ; this comes from the exons atgtcaaaacaaacagagctctCCCAACTCCAGGGGGAACACCATGTCAAAGTGCTTGAAGCACAAAAGCTACAGCGAGCCCTGGACAGAAAGGAGCAAGAGCTGGCTGACTTGCAGCaggcaaaggaccagctggaggTAGAACTGGAGGACCTGCAACAGCATAAGAAGAAAGGAGACAAAGCCTTGAAT GATCTTAACAATCAGCTGAAGAAGCTAAGCGGTGAGAttggggagagggagagtgctCTGGAGCAGCAGTACGAGGAGCTGCTAGATCAAACCAATAGAAAAGTGCAGGCCCATGAGGTCACCATCCAGCGGCTCACATCAACCCTGACTGAtaaagagcagcagctgcag GAGTACATAAATATGGTCAGAGATTTTGAGCAAAGCAAAAGCCCAGGAGGAAACGACAATGTGCTTTCCAAGCTGCGGCAAAGattgaaagaaaaggagaaggctCTGGAG CAAGCGCTGGATGAGAAGTTTGCTGCCATTGAagagaaagacaatgagattcaccagctgcagctgtctctaagggagaaggaaagagacCTGGACAGGCTCAATAACTTACTGTCGCACAACGAGGAAACAATCGAT AGTTTCGATAGTCTGATTAAAGAGAAggatgtggagctgcagcatctTGTAAATACACTCAAGAACCTTCAGAGAGCCAAGCAAGATGTAGAAGATAACCTGAACAGATCACTGAGGGAGAAGGACTCCATCATCATCCAGCTACAGCTCTCCCTGGAGGGCAAGACAAAGGACATGGAG GAAATGGCCAAATCCATGCTAAGCCAGTCACAAACTAATGCACATGACCTTGCTGAACAGATGGGCCAGAGGTTAAAAGTCACAGAGGTTATGTTGGCAGAGGCTGTTAAAGCCAGGGAAAGGCTGGTTGCAGACAATGAGAGCGCCGTGGAAGGTCTGTTGGCTACAATCAGCAGCAAGGACCAACTTCTCAAG GAGTCAGCTGAACACTACAACCGCATGTTGTCGGAGCGTACCCAAGacattcagcagctgaagaggcAGCTTTCCGACAGGCAGCAGGAGCTTGCCACCGCTGACATGCAAAGCTCTGTAAGAGCCCAGGAGGATTGTTTAGAGACTGCAAACCTCCGAGCACTGCTTGCTGAAAAAGAAAGCCTCATCAAC AAACTTCTGCAGCATGGTCAGGAGAGAGACCAGTTTCAGGCAGAGCCGGATCGTGTGTTGGAGCTCAGACAAACTATCAAAATCATGCAAGAGAAGTTGGAAGAGAGAGATG CTGAGATGTATAGAAGGAACGTTGAGGATAATGTGGAAAACGTTCCATTCTCAAAGAAGACCGTCGTCATCCTGAAGACGGAGCTAGCACAGCAAACTGAGGCACTGAACAAAGCCCTGAAGAGGGAGAATGAACTGAAG ATCTCATTGGCGGAGCTACAGTCTTTACTGTCTGAGCTGGAGGGTCGCAGTGAAGGTCAGACTGCTAATATTGACTCGCTGACTTCCACTCTGAAGACCAAGGATGAGATTATCAAT GTTCTTCACCAGCGCCTCGGGCAGAGGGGGGACAGTCAGGGTGATCATATTCATAATCCGGTTATTGGCTCTGGCGTGGAGAGATCATTCCCTGGACTCccacaaagagagagaacttTGATCGGTGGAAACAGCCAGCAAGAG GCTTTGCCCAACCTTATAGCCATGCAACAGGAACATGATGTGCTGAACAAAGCCCTGAGAGCTGAACAACAGCTCTACTCCAGCCTGGTCAGGACTGTAAAAGAGCAGGACAG TGCCCAGCGTTTCCACGCTCTGCAGCTGGAACTGACTGCAGTACAGCTCCTCAGGCAGCAGCTAGAGGAGAGCATCAAAACTAATGAGGAGCTCAAGGATGACTTGGAGAGAGAGATACACAGAGCAAAACTCGGAGAAG GCATGGACCTGACTGATCCTAAAGAAGTCGAGAGCATGAGACATCAGCTCGAAGACGCACAGCGCTGGAATGCCTCTCTGCAGGCTCGCTTAGGCGCAATCCAGAACCGGGGAGGAGGGGTCGGTGGGGCCAATGATGGTG GCGACACTTTGAGTTTCATTGGCGATCACACTTCCTACATGAGTATATGTGTGGGGGAGGGGCAGGATGACAGCTTGTGTCAACTCTCTCCACAAGAGCTAAAGCAGAAG GTGGTGGACCTGCAGGATTGTGTAAGCAGACTACAGACTGTAAACCACGACTTGCACAGCCAACTGTCTCTGTTGGAGAAGTCAGAGCATGATGCCTCCAACAAGGGCGGAACAGATGTGGTCAGCCCCTGGAATCAG CAGCTAAAGAAGACTCACAGTGACAGGAAGCATCACCCTGGTAATGACAAAGAGAGCCAGACAGACATCAGACTAGGACAG ATGGTGTCTGGAAAACCATTTGGTAATGTGAGTGTGGACAGTGGCCTTGGCCAGAGTAGAGAACATCCTCAGTCTGGCAACAACACTTTGgacactggagagagagaacagaagaaaGGAGATGTAATGGCACTAAAATCCCTGCTGTCTGATTGTGGGGCTACATCAGTCTCACACCTTAG agagaagctgctcagaCTGACATCAGAAAATGTGGCGCTGCGGGGTCTACTGAAGGAACAAAAATCTGCagagtggaaagaaaaagagagcaCGGATGCCTCAGGGAACAGCAGTGATGGACAGGCTGAATTGAGGCACAGTATGGAAACACTGCTAGTCGAGGTGTCAAATGAAAAGGGAGAGAAGAACTCCCATGAAGTGCCAGATGGAGAGGCTCCTGTCACAACAGAGGTAGTTGTCAACACTGCCGGGGGGGTTGAAAGGCCAAAAATTAAAGGACCAGGCCAGCCACACATCGAGAGTGGAAAGCAGGATGTCACAAGGCATGGG GCTGGTCTCAAATCTCGCCTTCCTGTTCCTGTGAGACTCAGAGTGGAGACtggcagtagcagcagcagcagcagcaggcagtcTCCTAGACCTGAGCACCTGAGAAATGACGCACTTCCCAAGCCTCATTCAGATGATATGTTTGGGTCTGATCAACAATTGCACGCAGACACGGACTTCTCAATATCTCCACAGCAAAGCACTACCACTGCACAGAATAGCAGTGGTCCAGCAGGGTTGGACAACACCCAGGCTGACTCTGTGCTTTATACTCAGCTGGAGCTCCTCCACCAGGAGTGTCAGGAGAAAGAAGCCCTGATCAACAAGCTCAGTGAGCAGCTTGCTGATTGGGAAGAGCTCCACACTCAGCTTCAGGAAAAGGAACAGCTTAATCACCAGTATGTTGAGGCCCTTCAGGCTGCAGAATCAACTATTGCTTACCTGACTGCCTGCAGTCTGGACAACCAGGGAGGATTTGGGTCACACACTAGTTTGGGAGGAGGTTCTGGTTCTGTTGGTTCAGATGCTGCCCTCCACAGTCGATGCATGGAACTGCAGAAAGCCCTACAGGACAAGGAGGAGCTTAACAACCAGCTTATTGAGCTTGTGAACATGGCAGAGAAAGCCATCACCTTCTCCAACAGCCAGGAAAATAATCCAGAAATCAGGGATCTTTGCTTACAGATAGATGCCGCCCTACAGCAGGTAACAGCATCATCAAACAGAGACAGCCCAAGAGGTGTTTCTGGTGGCACTAACGCCTCAATGCAGGAGATGCAACGACACACAGACTCTTTGCAGGAGGCCCTTTGGGAGCAGAATAGGCTCAATGCAGAGCTGAGGGAAAAACTGAGGGATGCAGACGCTGCTGCAAAACAGGGCTACAACAGAAACAGTGCTAGCCAGGATGGTAAACGTTCGACGCAGATAGTAACACAAAAGGGCTCAGAGGAACACGATGGGGCAATGGGAAGTTCTGGTGACACTAGTTTAACTCAGGATTTGACAAAAGCTGTAATGAACTGCCTTAGTGCAACTGAGTGTGCCATTGCCTCACTAGCAGAACACTGTTCAAATCCTGGCTCCTTGACTTCTGCTAgatcatcacagatcagctctGACCTGCAGATGAATTTAAGCAAACTTCAGAGAGCCCTGCAAGAGAGGGAAGAATTGGGAGAATCCACCCAgataaaaacaaccaaatccAGCAGCAACTGTTCCACCGCTGCAGCTGGAACAAAGGGACAACTTACCAGAGATCTCCATCAAaatctctgtctcctctgcaaGGTCTTCACTGATCTCTCTCACAGGATTTCTGAAATGAAGACTTccttaaaagaagagaaaggcCATAGAGAGGAGAGCGAGTCCCACAGGACAGTGCAGGATGGAAAGGGATTACCACCAAATGTTCAGGCCCAGCTAGAGTCTCTCCACAAGGcactgagagagaagaagaaagcatGTAAAAGCTTGGAGGAGAAACTGGCCACCGCTCTTACCGAGACAACCTCCCCTCAAACTGCACGGAAAG CTCTGGAGCAGGATGACAAAGGCGTGCAGGTGGATTTGCAAGACCTGGGTTACGAAACCAGTGGCAAGAGTGAGAACGATAGGGAAGAGAGCAGTAGCACAG ATCTAGAGGTTGGCGTGAACCCGAGCTGTAGTGCCTCTAGCCTGCCTTCCCTGCTGAAGCACGAACAGgccaccttctcctccactgaAAACCTGGACTCAACCTCCAGCACGCCCTATCCAAGTTCCCCAGCTCTCAGCTCAGCCAAG GTCAGTCTGAAAAGCCTTCAGGTCTATGACGAGTACGGTGTTTCTGAAGATCCTCTCCAGCTTCAGGGACAAGTGAGAGAGCTGAAGGTCCAGCTGGAAAACCAGACCAAACTCATCCTCCAAATGCAAAACCTTCTGCGAAGGAGCTCCCTCTCCAGTGACCGTATTGCCAACGCCTCTGACCACTCCGCTGTCATCAGGGATCAAGAAGGGACACAGAAAGAGGAGCGTTGCCAGGATAGTAGCTACAGCACTGTGCAGCAAAGGgagaaaaaggagggagagaaccAGGCGATGAAGGATAAAACCAGCCGTCTGAATGTGGaccaggaaggagagaggacacTGAACAAAAGCATAACCGAACAGCTGCCACAGACCCGCAGCCGCTCTGCATCACCTGCCCG ACTGGACTCCCTGGTGCAGTCACAAGCCAGGGAGCTGTCACAGCTGAGGCAGCAGATCAAGGAGAGCCGGGGACTGGGAGCCCTGCAGCGccggcagctggaggagctgagcaATGCCTtcaaggagctgctgcaggccaGCAAAGTGGACTTCTACATGGGGGAGGTGGTCAAAGAGCAGCTGGACAAAAGCCTGAATCTTCTGGACAGGCTGGAGGGACGGCTGGACAAAG GAGAGTCTCATCTGGATAATGAGGATGTGGCGGCTCTGGAACTGTCTCGCAG GTTGGCtaaagagctgcaggagaagaaccGTCTCATCCAGGCCCTTCAGAGCCAGTTCAGAAGCCAAAGTCCCAGCAGCCACCACAGCTCTCACTCTGACTTGTACCACTCTGACAGGACCTCTTCCTACTGCCATAGCCCACAAGGTGGCAGTAGATCTCCAA GCCAGCAACACTCTTCTGATTGGATGGGAGCAGCTGTTCCACCTGTAGGTGGAGCCCAGGGGGAAGGTTTGTCCAGTCACAGGGGCGCTGCCAGCAGACTGCAGGGCCTGCAGAGGGAGAACGGGCGActgcaggagcagctgagaggCAAAGAGGAGCTCAACGCCACCCTGCGCACTGAACTGGACCTGCATCGATCTATTATTTCCCAAAACAGCCCGTTCCATCAGAAGAAGGATCAGGGCCAGGAGAGGCAGGGGTCAGGGCCTCACACAGAAGCTCATAAAGTCGACAGAGACACTGCCCCAAAGACTTCTCACGGGCAGCACAGCACAATGAATTCAG ACCTGCTGGCAGAACATCTGCAAGAGATTCGAGCTCTGCGACAACGTCTGGAGGAGAGCATCTGCACCAACGACCGTCTCAGGGAACAGCTGGAGAGGAGACTAGCCGAGGTGGAGAAGGACCCAG CAGCCACCAACATCTTCATCCATGGCAATGAGGAGCAGGGGCATCTGGCTAATGAAGTGCGTTTTCTCAGGGGACAAAATCAAGCCCTGAAGGAAGAGCTCAACCAGGGGTCTCgag ACAAGCAGAGGGAGAACGAGAAGCTACGCGAGTCTCTGGCCAGACGGACGGCCAAactggagcagagcaggaaggaGTCTGAAGCACTGAGGCAGGAAAATAACCGACTTCAGGAGAGGCTGGAGCACATTAGCCAAGAAaactcagagctgcaggattcacTGCACTACAGCAAAGAGGAGCTGCatag gttgCAGTGTGAGGTGAAGCTCCAGAGGCAGCAGCTGTCTGACTGCCAGCATCTCCTCCAGTCACTGCGAGTGGAGCTGCAAGTTTATGAAAAGATCGAGACTGATAATCATAAACACAACG CAGAATCCAGTGAGACAAACCAGGAGCCACTTCCTGTCCCGTACTCCGGCTCTGTGGACCTGAGCGAGCTGCTGACGGAGATCCGACacctgaggctgcagctggagaggagcATCCAGACCAACACGGCTCTGAGGCAGAGACTAGAGGAGCAGCTGCTCCGAGGACCCAACCGCTCAGAGACCATCAACATCAACTACCTGCTGTCTTCTCCAG ATGAAGGGGGCAGGTCACCAGGTCGTGAAGGCGGTGATCTCCATCACTCATTTCAGTCTTACAACGAACGTACCAATGTCCCGG ATGAGAAGCGTCGTGCTCGTTCAGAGGTGGAcggcagctccttcagcagcagctctggtgACTCTTGCGCTCTGTCCCGTCTGGTGCCGGGTCACAGGATGTGGGCCAATCGCAACGGCCGCCACGTCTTAGGTCTGATTGAGGACTACAACGCCCTGCGGAAGCAGATCTCAGACGGTCGTAAGCTGTCGCGCAGCATGGACTCACAACTGCAGGAGTGTCTGCACACAGTCAGGCAGCAGAGCTCTGACAACAAG GtgatggagcagcagcatctgaaGGGTTTGACCAGCAGCACGAATACCATGCAGCATGTGCTGGAGGAGGCCGGTCGACTGCTCAAACTGCTGTGGAGAGTCTCTCTGCCAGCTGGCAACACAGCAGGGGACAGTGGCAACAACCAGCAG CAGGACGAGCTGCTGAAAAACGAGATAGCCCGACTGAAAAGCCGGCTGTCGCAGCAGGAGCGGATGCTGAGTGGAGCCGTGAAGCGCCTCCGCAGCACCAACCAGCTCAAAGAGGGAATGGAGCGGGTCATCATCGATCAGC TGTCTCTAACTCATGGAGTGTTGAAGAAAGCCAGGGGAAACCTAGAG gAGGTTCCAGTCACTGGCCAGTAG